The following proteins are co-located in the Conyzicola lurida genome:
- a CDS encoding aldo/keto reductase, producing the protein MASIEYRNLGPSGLRVSTIGLGCNNFGRAGTTTESQDGTDAVLHTAIDAGVTLFDTADIYGAERGLSETLMGNSLGARRHGIVLATKFGMDMGGANGPDWGARGSRRYVRLAVEASLRRLQTDWIDLYQLHQPDPLTPIEETLSVLDDLITEGKVRYIGHSNLAGWQIAEAEYVATLSRHPKFVSAQNEYSLLVRDAELEVLPAVNAYGLGFLPFFPLYNGLFSGKFSRQGGPADSRIVRTKSHLLADVPWDTVEAYEEFCSARGVTMLEATFAWLLAQPGLTSVIAGATRPEQIIQNTDAAGSWSATPDDIAEISALFA; encoded by the coding sequence ATGGCATCCATCGAGTACCGCAATCTCGGCCCGAGCGGCCTCCGCGTCTCCACGATCGGCCTCGGCTGCAACAACTTCGGCCGCGCCGGAACCACGACCGAGAGCCAGGACGGCACCGACGCCGTGCTGCACACGGCGATCGACGCGGGCGTGACGCTGTTCGACACCGCGGACATCTACGGCGCAGAACGCGGCCTCAGCGAGACACTGATGGGCAACTCGCTCGGCGCCCGCCGCCACGGCATCGTGCTGGCCACGAAGTTCGGCATGGACATGGGCGGCGCGAACGGTCCCGACTGGGGCGCACGCGGATCGCGGCGCTACGTGCGGCTCGCAGTGGAGGCGTCGCTGCGCCGCCTGCAGACCGACTGGATCGATCTGTACCAGCTGCACCAGCCCGACCCGCTGACCCCGATCGAGGAGACGCTCAGCGTGCTCGACGACCTGATCACCGAGGGCAAGGTGCGCTACATCGGCCACTCCAATCTCGCGGGCTGGCAGATCGCCGAGGCCGAATACGTGGCGACCCTGTCGCGTCATCCGAAATTCGTCTCTGCCCAGAACGAGTACAGCCTGCTCGTGCGCGATGCCGAGCTCGAGGTGCTGCCGGCGGTCAACGCGTACGGGCTCGGATTCCTGCCGTTCTTCCCGCTCTACAACGGCCTGTTCAGCGGCAAGTTCAGCCGGCAGGGCGGCCCCGCCGACAGCCGCATCGTGCGCACCAAGTCGCACCTGCTCGCCGACGTGCCGTGGGACACCGTCGAGGCGTACGAGGAATTCTGCTCCGCGCGCGGGGTGACGATGCTCGAGGCGACGTTCGCCTGGCTGCTCGCGCAGCCGGGGTTGACCAGCGTGATCGCCGGCGCGACGAGACCCGAACAGATCATTCAGAACACGGATGCCGCGGGCTCCTGGTCCGCGACGCCCGACGACATCGCGGAGATCTCGGCGCTGTTCGCCTGA
- a CDS encoding DUF4192 family protein: protein MTIVVKASEPHDFLALVPRLVGFHPQNSIVFVAFRGTRTCGAMRYDLPSAGVATDSRHFRRIATTLVGMFSKLRGIDAVVPVVFTDEGFETPDGPVFGDFVDAVVDRFEFSGFRVRDALCVAADGWGSYFDAGVPAAGHPLGLIEDSTVHAGLPRDAPGLGDIDDWVRLPRVDAATVERVARRLDALRDAHAAGQLHPRSNLFDGVQRPDAAPTWLDLYRLADLVGFIEAGLDPEPSEIGDSAAALLIFIAASPSLRDVVLMQWAFDRETGERVYDDAVSFGAGKPADSLDTARLMLGEGRDPIRTASRPRSTCSRRSSHGPRSTTGRRCCACSPG, encoded by the coding sequence ATGACAATTGTGGTGAAGGCATCCGAACCCCACGACTTCCTCGCGCTCGTGCCGCGGCTCGTCGGGTTCCACCCGCAGAACAGCATCGTCTTCGTGGCGTTCCGCGGCACACGCACGTGCGGCGCGATGCGCTACGACCTGCCGAGCGCCGGGGTCGCGACGGATTCCCGTCACTTCCGCCGGATCGCCACGACCCTCGTGGGAATGTTCAGCAAGCTGCGGGGAATCGACGCCGTGGTGCCCGTGGTCTTCACCGACGAAGGGTTCGAGACACCCGACGGCCCGGTGTTCGGGGACTTCGTCGACGCCGTCGTCGACCGGTTCGAGTTCTCCGGGTTCCGGGTGCGCGACGCGCTGTGCGTCGCGGCCGACGGTTGGGGGTCGTATTTCGACGCGGGTGTGCCGGCCGCCGGCCACCCGCTGGGGTTGATCGAGGATTCGACCGTGCACGCGGGCCTGCCGCGCGACGCCCCCGGGCTGGGCGACATCGACGACTGGGTGCGCCTGCCCCGGGTGGACGCCGCGACGGTGGAGCGGGTGGCGCGCCGGCTCGACGCACTGCGCGACGCCCACGCCGCGGGGCAGCTCCACCCGCGGTCGAACCTCTTCGACGGCGTCCAGCGCCCCGACGCGGCCCCGACCTGGCTCGATCTGTACCGCCTCGCCGACCTCGTCGGGTTCATCGAGGCGGGGCTCGATCCCGAGCCCTCGGAGATCGGCGACAGCGCCGCGGCCCTGTTGATCTTCATCGCGGCGTCGCCGTCGCTGCGGGACGTCGTGCTCATGCAGTGGGCCTTCGACCGGGAAACGGGGGAGCGTGTGTACGACGACGCGGTCAGTTTCGGTGCGGGGAAGCCGGCGGACTCGCTCGACACCGCACGGCTCATGCTCGGCGAGGGCCGCGACCCGATCCGCACCGCGTCGAGGCCGCGATCGACCTGCTCAAGGAGATCGTCGCACGGGCCCCGCTCGACGACCGGCCGCCGCTGCTGTGCATGCTCGCCTGGCTGA
- a CDS encoding TspO/MBR family protein — protein sequence MELPTTPQPTTQPPAADGDGRRTAGRVKSALVLVAFLAISFGVAALGSIATAGNVDGWYADADKAFWNPPNWVFGPAWTLLYTLMSVAAWLVWRKRRSEDWPVGLRSTSAAVRRALGLYVAQLVLNAIWTPVFFGLYPTIGPAALWIALAIILALDIAVLLTMLAFWRVSKVAAWLLVPYWAWVLYATTLNAALALLNS from the coding sequence ATGGAACTGCCGACGACCCCACAACCGACGACCCAGCCTCCCGCCGCCGACGGTGACGGGCGCCGGACGGCCGGACGCGTGAAATCCGCCCTCGTGCTCGTGGCGTTCCTCGCGATCTCGTTCGGGGTCGCCGCGCTCGGCTCGATCGCCACCGCCGGCAACGTCGACGGCTGGTACGCCGACGCCGACAAGGCGTTCTGGAACCCGCCGAACTGGGTCTTCGGCCCGGCTTGGACACTGCTCTACACGCTGATGAGCGTCGCCGCCTGGCTGGTCTGGCGCAAGCGCCGCAGTGAGGACTGGCCGGTCGGACTCCGCAGCACCAGCGCCGCGGTGCGCCGTGCCCTCGGACTGTACGTCGCCCAGCTCGTGCTCAACGCGATCTGGACGCCGGTGTTCTTCGGGCTGTATCCCACGATCGGTCCGGCCGCGCTCTGGATCGCGCTCGCCATCATCCTCGCGCTCGACATCGCGGTGCTGCTGACCATGCTCGCGTTCTGGCGGGTCAGCAAAGTCGCAGCGTGGCTGCTCGTACCGTACTGGGCCTGGGTGCTCTACGCCACGACGCTCAACGCGGCCCTCGCCCTGCTGAACTCCTAG
- a CDS encoding NUDIX domain-containing protein produces the protein MKPDDPAPPTVIVIVAAIIEDEDGRLLLVRKRGTDRFMQPGGKIDPGETAAEALIRELREELTLVVTPADLVYLGRFDAPAANEAGHVVDAEIFFVTAGGQAVASAEIEELIWMSPADAASVALAPLTVDVLMPVLAAR, from the coding sequence GTGAAGCCTGACGATCCCGCGCCGCCCACGGTCATCGTGATCGTCGCCGCGATCATCGAAGACGAAGACGGGCGCCTGCTGCTCGTGCGCAAACGCGGCACCGACCGCTTTATGCAACCGGGCGGCAAGATCGACCCCGGTGAGACCGCGGCCGAGGCGCTCATCCGCGAGTTGCGCGAGGAGCTCACGCTCGTCGTCACGCCCGCCGACCTCGTCTACTTGGGACGGTTCGACGCACCGGCGGCCAACGAGGCCGGGCACGTCGTCGACGCCGAGATCTTCTTCGTCACGGCGGGGGGCCAGGCCGTGGCCTCCGCGGAGATCGAAGAACTGATCTGGATGTCGCCCGCCGACGCCGCCTCGGTGGCGCTCGCACCGCTCACCGTCGACGTGCTGATGCCGGTGCTCGCCGCGCGCTGA
- a CDS encoding FAD-dependent oxidoreductase — protein MDYRSLSYWHDSVADPLDPRPPLPGDIATDVAIVGGGLTGLWTAYYLLERDPSLRITVLEKHIAGFGASGRNGGWCSALFPASTATLGRAHGPEAALAMRRAMVATVDEVGRVAAAEGIDCDFVKGGTLSLARSPLQLAAAHAEVAEALSYGVDDLSLLSTAVGGALGASFDPACARLHPAALVRGLARVLERRGVTIHEHTEVLDWSPRTVQTARGTVAAETVVLATEGYGATLPKSRRGILPLYSLMIATEPLSDAVWDDIGIEHGQTFTDFRHLLVYGQRTADNRFAFGGRGARYHWGSSIRPEYDRVGRVFEHLRASLVELFPQAAGAAVTHRWGGPLGVARDWHASASYDPETGIASAGGYVGDGLSTTNLAGRTLADLLTGADSDLTTLPWVNHVSPRWEPEPLRFVGANLGLTAMAVADAEERTTGRPSLAARLMAPLVGH, from the coding sequence GTGGACTACCGCTCGCTGAGCTACTGGCACGACTCGGTCGCCGACCCGCTCGACCCGCGGCCGCCGCTTCCCGGCGACATTGCGACCGACGTCGCGATCGTCGGCGGCGGGCTCACCGGGCTGTGGACCGCGTACTACCTGCTCGAGCGCGACCCGTCGCTGCGCATCACCGTGTTGGAGAAGCACATCGCGGGGTTCGGGGCGTCCGGCCGCAACGGCGGCTGGTGCAGCGCGCTGTTCCCCGCGTCGACCGCCACGCTCGGCCGCGCGCACGGTCCCGAAGCCGCGCTCGCGATGCGCCGCGCAATGGTCGCGACCGTCGACGAGGTCGGCCGGGTCGCCGCGGCCGAGGGAATCGACTGCGACTTCGTGAAGGGCGGCACCCTCAGCCTCGCCCGGTCGCCCCTGCAGCTGGCTGCCGCGCACGCCGAGGTCGCCGAAGCGCTCTCCTACGGCGTCGACGACCTCTCGCTCCTGAGCACCGCGGTCGGCGGCGCGCTCGGTGCTTCGTTCGATCCGGCGTGTGCGCGCCTGCACCCGGCCGCTCTGGTCCGGGGGCTCGCGCGGGTGCTGGAGCGCCGCGGCGTGACGATCCACGAGCACACCGAGGTGCTCGACTGGTCGCCGCGCACGGTGCAGACCGCCCGCGGCACGGTCGCCGCGGAGACCGTCGTGCTGGCGACGGAGGGGTATGGTGCCACGCTGCCGAAGAGCCGCCGCGGCATCCTGCCCCTGTATTCGCTGATGATCGCGACCGAGCCGCTGAGCGACGCGGTCTGGGACGACATCGGCATCGAGCACGGTCAGACGTTCACCGACTTCCGGCACCTGCTGGTCTACGGGCAGCGCACCGCCGACAACCGGTTCGCGTTCGGCGGACGCGGGGCGCGCTACCACTGGGGCAGCAGCATCCGGCCGGAGTACGACCGGGTCGGCCGGGTGTTCGAGCACTTGCGGGCGAGCCTCGTCGAACTGTTCCCGCAGGCGGCGGGCGCCGCGGTCACGCACCGCTGGGGCGGTCCGCTCGGCGTCGCACGCGACTGGCACGCGTCGGCGTCGTACGATCCGGAGACCGGCATCGCGAGCGCGGGCGGCTACGTCGGCGACGGGCTCAGCACCACGAACCTCGCCGGGCGCACCCTGGCCGATCTCCTGACCGGCGCCGACTCGGACCTGACGACGCTGCCGTGGGTGAACCACGTGTCGCCGCGGTGGGAGCCCGAGCCGCTGCGCTTCGTCGGCGCCAACCTCGGGCTCACCGCGATGGCCGTCGCGGATGCCGAAGAGCGCACGACCGGCCGGCCGTCGCTCGCCGCGCGCCTGATGGCTCCGCTCGTCGGGCACTGA
- a CDS encoding aspartate aminotransferase family protein encodes MTTTEQPVQPSRVDDSVLQQKAKDHLWMHFNRQSVMEDGGGVPIIVKGSGHHIWDNQGKKYFDGLSGLFVVNAGHGRKRLAEAAAKQAEELAFFPLWSYAHPAAIELADRLAAAAPGQLNRVFFSSGGGEAVETAFKLAKYYWKLHGRPTKHKVISRSVAYHGTTQGALAITGIPGMKEMFEPVTPGGFRVPNTNFYRAAEMGAPADDPALFGQWAANRIEEMILFEGPETVAAVFLEPVQNSGGAFPPPPGYFARVREICDQYDVLLVADEVITGFGRIGNMFASTTYGFEPDMITCAKGMTSGYSPIGATVVNERVYEPFKHGDTAFYHGYTFGGHPVSSAVALANLDIFEEEKLFENVRENSPAFRATLERLLDLPIVGDVRGDGYFFGIELVKDKVTKETFDAEESERLLRGFLSKALFEAGLYCRADDRGDPVIQLAPPLTVGQAEFDEIEGILRSVLTEAWTKL; translated from the coding sequence ATGACCACCACGGAGCAGCCCGTCCAGCCCTCCCGCGTCGACGACAGCGTGCTGCAGCAGAAGGCGAAAGACCACCTCTGGATGCACTTCAATCGGCAGTCCGTCATGGAGGACGGCGGCGGGGTACCGATCATCGTCAAGGGCAGCGGCCACCACATCTGGGACAACCAGGGCAAGAAATACTTCGACGGCCTCTCCGGGCTCTTCGTGGTGAACGCCGGGCACGGCCGCAAGCGTCTCGCCGAGGCGGCGGCGAAGCAGGCCGAGGAACTCGCCTTCTTCCCCCTCTGGTCGTACGCGCACCCGGCCGCGATCGAACTCGCCGACCGGCTCGCGGCGGCGGCCCCCGGCCAGCTCAACCGGGTCTTCTTCTCCTCGGGCGGCGGCGAAGCGGTCGAGACCGCCTTCAAGCTCGCCAAGTACTACTGGAAACTGCACGGCCGCCCCACCAAACACAAGGTCATCTCGCGCTCGGTCGCGTACCACGGCACCACGCAGGGGGCACTCGCCATCACCGGCATCCCGGGCATGAAGGAGATGTTCGAACCGGTCACGCCCGGCGGCTTCCGCGTGCCGAACACCAACTTCTACCGCGCCGCCGAAATGGGCGCCCCGGCCGACGACCCGGCGCTGTTCGGCCAGTGGGCCGCCAACCGCATCGAGGAGATGATCCTCTTCGAGGGTCCGGAGACGGTCGCGGCCGTCTTCCTCGAGCCGGTGCAGAACTCGGGCGGCGCGTTCCCGCCGCCTCCCGGCTACTTCGCGCGGGTGCGCGAGATCTGCGACCAGTACGACGTGCTGCTCGTGGCCGACGAGGTCATCACCGGCTTCGGCCGCATCGGCAACATGTTCGCCTCGACGACCTACGGCTTCGAGCCCGACATGATCACCTGCGCCAAAGGCATGACGAGCGGCTACTCCCCCATCGGCGCGACCGTCGTCAACGAGCGCGTCTACGAGCCGTTCAAACACGGCGACACCGCGTTCTACCACGGCTACACCTTCGGCGGGCATCCGGTCTCCTCGGCCGTCGCGCTCGCCAACCTCGACATCTTCGAGGAGGAGAAGCTGTTCGAGAACGTGCGGGAGAACTCGCCCGCCTTCCGGGCGACGCTGGAGAGACTGCTCGACCTGCCGATCGTCGGCGACGTGCGCGGCGACGGCTACTTCTTCGGCATCGAACTGGTGAAGGACAAGGTGACGAAGGAGACTTTCGACGCCGAGGAGTCGGAGCGGCTGCTGCGCGGATTCCTCTCCAAGGCGCTGTTCGAGGCCGGGCTCTACTGCCGGGCCGACGACCGAGGCGACCCCGTCATCCAGCTCGCTCCCCCGCTCACCGTCGGGCAGGCCGAGTTCGACGAGATCGAGGGCATCCTGCGCTCGGTGCTGACCGAGGCCTGGACGAAGCTGTAG
- a CDS encoding Lrp/AsnC family transcriptional regulator: protein MISAGKAATPAPSAGKSVADRAKPLQLDAVSKAIIEQLQEDGRRSYAEIGKAVGLSEAAVRQRVQKLTESGVMQVVAVTDPMQLGFYRQAMIGIRVSGDTTIVAEALGALTAVDYVVLTAGSFDIMAEVVCENDDDLIDLLNKQIRAIDGVQSTETFVYLKLFKQFYNWGTR, encoded by the coding sequence ATGATCTCGGCCGGTAAGGCCGCCACTCCTGCTCCGTCGGCGGGAAAGTCCGTCGCGGACAGGGCGAAGCCGCTGCAGCTCGACGCCGTCTCGAAGGCGATCATCGAGCAGTTGCAGGAAGACGGTCGTCGGTCCTACGCCGAAATCGGCAAGGCCGTCGGACTCAGCGAAGCGGCCGTGCGGCAACGGGTGCAGAAGCTCACAGAGTCGGGAGTGATGCAGGTGGTCGCCGTGACCGACCCGATGCAGCTCGGCTTCTACCGGCAGGCGATGATCGGCATCCGGGTCTCCGGCGACACGACGATCGTGGCCGAGGCGCTGGGCGCTCTCACCGCCGTCGACTACGTCGTTCTCACCGCCGGCAGTTTCGACATCATGGCCGAGGTCGTCTGCGAGAACGACGACGACCTCATCGACCTGCTCAACAAGCAGATCCGCGCCATCGACGGCGTGCAGTCCACCGAGACGTTCGTCTACCTGAAACTCTTCAAGCAGTTCTACAACTGGGGAACGAGATAG
- a CDS encoding FHA domain-containing protein, translating into MDPDLDDTVAAPGRTRAHRPAGALDDDAVGIGDLDDTVVRGTLPPLASAPPSAPLIDTPLIDTPLIDTAAQQIGDTAPMPDSVVVEPLAARYGFRVGESGRTVLLDAVVYLGRAPTSPRIQHGLIPKLVRVPSPRGEVSGTHLEIRQLGASIVVTDLRSTNGSVVAVPGSVARALRQGESMVVTPGTLVDIGDGNVIEILPLQRQLGGFGYA; encoded by the coding sequence GTGGACCCCGATCTCGATGACACCGTCGCCGCTCCAGGTCGGACTCGTGCGCATCGACCGGCCGGCGCTCTCGACGACGACGCGGTCGGCATCGGCGATCTCGACGACACCGTCGTGCGCGGCACTCTGCCTCCGCTGGCGTCGGCTCCGCCATCCGCCCCGCTCATCGACACGCCTCTCATCGACACGCCTCTCATCGACACCGCGGCGCAACAGATCGGCGACACCGCTCCCATGCCCGACTCGGTCGTGGTCGAGCCGCTCGCGGCCCGCTACGGGTTCCGCGTCGGCGAGTCCGGCCGCACGGTGTTGCTCGACGCCGTCGTCTACCTCGGGCGTGCGCCGACGTCGCCGCGCATCCAGCACGGCCTGATCCCCAAACTCGTGCGGGTGCCGTCGCCCCGCGGCGAGGTCTCGGGAACGCACCTAGAGATCCGCCAGCTGGGCGCCTCGATCGTGGTCACCGACCTGCGCTCGACCAACGGATCCGTGGTCGCCGTGCCCGGCAGTGTCGCCCGGGCGCTGCGTCAGGGCGAGTCGATGGTCGTCACCCCGGGTACGCTCGTGGACATCGGAGACGGCAATGTCATCGAGATACTTCCATTACAGCGGCAACTCGGGGGATTCGGTTATGCGTGA
- a CDS encoding protein phosphatase 2C domain-containing protein: MTEIGASTPEFAIPLPGDEGTDRGEIRLAWAAVTDVGRRRAANEDSFIAAPPIFAIADGMGGHLAGDRASAAVVSRLAEARESDFLPPEAIERALEKATDDIEIISDGSELGVGTTVTGAVLTMLDGDPYFAIFNIGDSRVYRFERNELAQVTVDHSLVQQLVEQGVITQAQAHNHPDGNVITRAVGFQAQPTPDYWLLPLQAGLRLLVCSDGLTGELDDDRIRLHMAAGLSADETAGALVDAALASGGRDNVTVLVVDVIAVPLSADFGQTAPRATHRVL; encoded by the coding sequence GTGACCGAGATCGGCGCGAGCACGCCCGAATTCGCGATTCCCCTGCCCGGAGACGAGGGCACCGACCGCGGTGAGATCCGTCTCGCGTGGGCAGCGGTGACGGATGTCGGACGCCGGCGTGCCGCGAACGAGGACAGCTTCATCGCCGCTCCGCCGATCTTCGCGATCGCCGACGGTATGGGCGGCCACCTGGCCGGCGACCGGGCGAGCGCCGCCGTGGTCTCCCGGCTGGCCGAGGCGCGCGAGAGCGACTTCCTGCCGCCCGAGGCGATCGAGCGAGCGCTCGAGAAGGCCACCGACGACATCGAGATCATCTCCGACGGTAGCGAGCTCGGGGTCGGCACGACCGTCACCGGCGCCGTGCTGACGATGCTCGACGGCGACCCGTACTTCGCGATCTTCAACATCGGCGACAGCCGCGTCTACCGTTTCGAACGCAACGAGCTCGCGCAGGTCACCGTCGACCACTCGCTCGTGCAGCAGCTGGTCGAACAGGGCGTCATCACGCAGGCGCAGGCGCACAACCACCCCGACGGCAACGTCATCACGCGGGCCGTCGGATTCCAGGCGCAGCCCACCCCCGACTACTGGCTGCTGCCGCTGCAGGCGGGGCTGCGGCTCTTGGTCTGCTCCGACGGGCTCACCGGCGAGCTCGACGACGACCGGATCCGCCTGCACATGGCCGCCGGCCTCTCCGCCGACGAGACCGCGGGCGCCCTCGTCGACGCCGCGCTGGCATCCGGCGGCCGTGACAACGTCACGGTGCTCGTCGTCGACGTCATCGCGGTGCCGCTGAGCGCCGATTTCGGGCAGACCGCGCCGCGGGCTACCCATAGAGTGCTCTGA
- a CDS encoding protein kinase domain-containing protein, whose amino-acid sequence MARRLPSQPPTLPGFSYIHVLGSGGFADVFLYEQNMPRRQVAVKVMLAEVVNDQVRQMFQAEANLMAQLSSHPSILTVYQASVSSDGRPYLVMEMCSSALSQRYRTERIPVADVLRIAVKIGSAIETAHMAGVLHRDIKPSNILLTAYGHPVLSDFGIAATLSESNTQEAVGMSIPWSAPEVLMDETAGSIESEVWAFAATVYSLLAGRSPFEIPGESNTSVDLISRINRAKAQPIDRADVPTSLERTLAKAMSKNPKSRPASVLELVRELQSVEVELGVAQTPVEVAMDDWALATVADMEDRTRVRGVQGGAAVSSSRRRRRRAAAAQENYDAVGTLVKESADLGTRGSRGRRGTSGRARSVARRSGATTTAPGGKPAQLLAWILVACSVLVIALGATATFVLVRAGSDDIPVVSDISASQSGGSVTYTWNDPGIDERDSYQIQLDGQQFGLQSRTEFVADGDPGDHICLSVRVSRNGTLGDESNPKCVDVAE is encoded by the coding sequence GTGGCGCGTCGCCTGCCCTCGCAACCCCCCACGCTGCCCGGGTTCTCCTACATCCACGTGCTGGGCTCGGGCGGTTTCGCCGACGTGTTCCTGTACGAGCAGAACATGCCGCGCAGGCAGGTCGCCGTCAAGGTGATGCTGGCCGAGGTCGTCAACGACCAGGTGCGTCAGATGTTCCAGGCCGAGGCCAACCTGATGGCCCAGCTCAGCTCGCACCCGTCGATCCTCACGGTGTACCAGGCCAGCGTCTCCTCCGACGGCCGGCCCTACCTCGTGATGGAGATGTGCTCCTCGGCGCTGAGCCAGCGCTACCGCACCGAGCGGATCCCCGTCGCCGACGTGCTCCGCATCGCGGTGAAGATCGGCAGCGCGATCGAGACCGCGCACATGGCCGGCGTGCTGCACCGCGACATCAAGCCCTCCAACATCCTGCTCACCGCCTACGGCCACCCCGTGCTCTCCGACTTCGGCATCGCGGCGACGCTGAGCGAGTCGAACACGCAGGAGGCCGTCGGGATGTCGATCCCGTGGTCGGCGCCCGAGGTACTGATGGACGAGACGGCCGGGTCCATCGAGTCGGAGGTGTGGGCGTTCGCCGCCACCGTCTATTCGCTGCTCGCCGGGCGCTCGCCGTTCGAGATCCCGGGGGAGTCGAACACCTCCGTCGACCTGATCTCCCGTATCAACCGGGCCAAGGCCCAGCCGATCGACCGCGCCGACGTGCCGACGAGCCTCGAGCGCACGCTCGCGAAGGCGATGTCGAAGAACCCGAAGAGCCGGCCGGCGAGCGTGCTCGAACTCGTGCGCGAACTGCAGTCGGTCGAGGTCGAGCTCGGCGTGGCCCAGACGCCGGTCGAGGTCGCCATGGACGACTGGGCCCTCGCGACCGTCGCCGACATGGAGGACCGAACGCGCGTCCGCGGCGTCCAGGGTGGCGCCGCCGTGTCCTCCTCGCGACGTCGGCGCCGTCGGGCGGCGGCGGCGCAGGAGAACTACGACGCGGTCGGCACCCTCGTAAAGGAGAGCGCCGACCTCGGCACCCGCGGCTCGCGGGGCCGACGCGGCACGAGCGGGCGCGCCCGCAGCGTCGCCCGCCGGTCGGGCGCGACGACCACCGCACCGGGCGGCAAACCGGCGCAGCTGCTCGCCTGGATCCTCGTCGCCTGCTCGGTGCTCGTGATCGCTCTCGGCGCGACCGCGACGTTCGTGCTCGTCCGCGCGGGTTCCGACGACATCCCCGTCGTGAGCGACATCTCCGCCTCCCAGTCCGGCGGCAGCGTGACCTACACCTGGAACGACCCCGGTATCGACGAGCGAGACTCGTATCAGATCCAGCTCGACGGCCAGCAGTTCGGCCTGCAGAGCCGCACCGAGTTCGTCGCCGACGGCGACCCGGGCGACCACATCTGCCTCTCGGTGAGGGTGAGCCGCAACGGCACCCTGGGGGACGAGAGCAACCCCAAGTGTGTGGATGTCGCCGAATGA